One segment of Deltaproteobacteria bacterium DNA contains the following:
- the cas6 gene encoding CRISPR system precrRNA processing endoribonuclease RAMP protein Cas6, whose product MGESWDARLKFQRYLAVLRFTRPAVFHHFQHGAVIRGTISSALGVHYFPHGLIPFACESGRVRFEVGEKYRIGITVVGMAEKGRSLPDRLSEGLRRIGREKPSHRGPLPVLGGNFNLLSFEPIPPPDLAREQEALAGRTQITLRFLSPFRLERPQEFIVKGAKYLNQECFPPQQFLSRLWNHLFNLENGRYATIEEITSSCLPVPADVRTDPLNLQWIDIPDDGKPARKPEQPKGITLGGIVGRVVFTGLSDNWKEAISLGRHLHVGKSTAFGQGRYIIEEVAEGVSDPFRPSASLLERVADPNMLDKALSHVLSRPEAPGVDNVSWSDFALSRNFLLENLSRDLLEGRYKPSPLLWSVEPNDNGRLHAFATPTVRDRVAQQAACEVLGPAVEILLEDCSYAYRKGFSRKGAAQAVWEAHEEGYRFVLDADITSLFYSVDWERLFGKLDALFPFEPLIGIVKEWIRAPVIFEGKHIERTRGLPLGPDISPLIAKLFLSEFEDELLGRDFRIVRQDDFVVLCKDMEATRKAKKESEEVLTRLGQNLIIGKKDARSLDNEFPFLINSICCSSAFVNGIDTEIISQPPCDSLVPSSLWLAQVPLQTVKILSPRKSAATRRLKKKEDSV is encoded by the coding sequence ATGGGGGAGTCGTGGGATGCCCGACTTAAGTTCCAGCGCTACTTGGCCGTGCTGCGCTTCACACGGCCGGCGGTCTTCCACCACTTTCAACATGGGGCTGTAATTCGGGGTACAATCAGTTCAGCCTTAGGCGTACATTACTTCCCCCATGGACTTATCCCATTTGCCTGCGAATCTGGTCGGGTCCGATTTGAGGTCGGTGAGAAGTACCGTATCGGCATCACTGTGGTGGGCATGGCAGAAAAAGGGAGGTCCCTACCAGATCGCCTTTCGGAAGGACTTCGCCGCATCGGCCGGGAAAAGCCATCCCATAGAGGGCCTCTTCCGGTCCTCGGAGGCAACTTCAATCTACTCTCCTTCGAGCCCATACCGCCGCCCGATCTGGCAAGAGAGCAGGAGGCACTGGCTGGCCGAACTCAGATCACGCTGCGATTCCTGTCACCGTTTCGCCTCGAGCGTCCCCAGGAATTTATCGTCAAGGGAGCAAAATACCTGAACCAGGAATGCTTTCCACCGCAACAATTCCTTTCCCGCCTTTGGAATCACTTATTCAATCTGGAAAACGGTCGGTACGCGACAATAGAAGAGATAACTTCCTCCTGCTTACCCGTTCCCGCCGATGTACGCACGGATCCATTGAACCTCCAATGGATAGACATACCGGATGACGGGAAGCCGGCGAGGAAGCCGGAACAACCGAAGGGCATTACTCTGGGTGGCATTGTCGGCAGGGTTGTCTTTACCGGTTTATCCGATAACTGGAAGGAAGCTATATCTCTGGGGCGGCATCTCCACGTTGGGAAGAGCACTGCCTTTGGACAAGGGCGGTACATTATCGAGGAGGTTGCTGAAGGAGTTTCCGATCCTTTCCGACCTTCTGCCTCGTTGCTTGAAAGGGTTGCCGATCCCAACATGCTTGACAAAGCGTTGTCCCATGTCCTGAGCCGTCCCGAGGCCCCTGGAGTGGACAATGTCTCATGGAGTGATTTCGCTCTGTCCCGAAACTTCCTCCTCGAAAATCTCTCCCGGGATCTCCTGGAGGGAAGGTATAAGCCTTCTCCTCTCCTTTGGTCCGTTGAACCTAATGACAACGGGCGGTTGCATGCTTTTGCCACTCCTACCGTACGCGATCGAGTGGCCCAGCAGGCGGCGTGCGAAGTGTTGGGACCAGCGGTGGAAATTCTATTGGAAGACTGCTCCTATGCTTACAGGAAAGGTTTCTCCCGGAAGGGAGCGGCACAGGCTGTTTGGGAAGCGCACGAGGAGGGGTACCGGTTCGTTCTCGACGCCGACATCACATCACTTTTCTATTCGGTTGATTGGGAACGCCTCTTCGGCAAACTCGACGCACTTTTTCCATTCGAGCCGTTAATCGGGATCGTCAAGGAATGGATTCGGGCACCGGTCATCTTTGAGGGGAAGCATATCGAGAGGACCAGAGGGCTTCCGCTGGGGCCGGACATCTCTCCGCTCATAGCGAAACTATTTCTAAGCGAATTCGAGGATGAGCTGTTAGGGCGGGATTTCCGTATTGTCCGCCAGGACGACTTCGTCGTCCTATGCAAGGACATGGAAGCAACACGGAAGGCAAAGAAAGAATCCGAGGAAGTCCTCACGCGGTTGGGACAAAATTTAATAATTGGAAAGAAAGACGCTCGCTCATTGGACAACGAATTCCCTTTCTTGATCAACAGTATTTGCTGTTCCTCTGCGTTTGTGAACGGCATAGATACTGAAATAATTTCTCAACCGCCATGTGACTCCCTTGTCCCTTCTTCGTTATGGCTGGCGCAGGTTCCACTACAAACCGTCAAGATCTTGTCGCCTCGGAAGAGCGCTGCAACACGTCGTCTGAAAAAGAAAGAGGATAGTGTTTAA
- a CDS encoding glutamate synthase subunit beta produces MGKQTGFLEFPRENPPYRPVAERIRDFVEIDGMLPRKTLEAQASRCMDCGIPFCHALGCPVKNRIPEWNDAVYRKQWRKALDLLHNTCNLPEITGRVCPAPCEPACTLAVNMPPVTIKHIELQIVERGWNEGWIVPEPAQFKTGRKVAVIGSGPAGLSAAQQLARKGHGVVVFEKAPKAGGLLRYGIPDYKLEKWIIDRRLEQMKAEGVVFETGVNAGKDISARYLRRTYDALLIATGAAVPRDLPVPGRDLKGIHFAMEFLTQQNKRIGGEPSALDEINAAGKDVVVIGGGDTGSDCIGTSRRHGASSIHQIEILPKPPDERVPTNPWPTWPNVFRTSSAQEEGCERSWSVSTKEFMGTGGHVSKLRCVRTELSAPDASGRSNFREIPGSGFELPADLVLLAMGFIHVEHGPLVNDFSLAIDPRGNIQVDENRMTSTPGIFTAGDAKLGASLVVRAIDDGRLAADGIDRYLATVPEE; encoded by the coding sequence GTGGGTAAGCAGACCGGCTTCCTGGAATTCCCACGCGAGAATCCTCCCTATCGCCCCGTCGCCGAGCGTATCAGGGACTTCGTGGAGATCGACGGGATGCTTCCGCGCAAGACACTGGAGGCACAGGCGTCCCGGTGCATGGATTGCGGCATCCCCTTCTGCCACGCCCTCGGCTGCCCGGTGAAAAACCGGATCCCCGAGTGGAACGACGCGGTCTACCGTAAACAATGGAGGAAAGCGCTCGACCTGCTCCACAACACCTGCAACCTGCCGGAGATCACGGGGAGGGTCTGCCCCGCCCCCTGCGAGCCGGCCTGCACCCTGGCAGTCAACATGCCTCCCGTGACGATCAAGCACATCGAGCTGCAGATCGTCGAGCGGGGATGGAACGAGGGGTGGATCGTCCCGGAACCGGCGCAGTTCAAGACAGGCAGGAAGGTGGCGGTAATCGGCTCGGGCCCGGCGGGGCTATCGGCAGCCCAGCAGCTCGCCCGCAAGGGGCACGGCGTGGTGGTATTCGAGAAGGCGCCGAAAGCCGGCGGGTTGCTGCGTTACGGCATCCCGGACTACAAACTCGAAAAATGGATCATCGACAGGCGCCTGGAGCAGATGAAGGCCGAAGGGGTCGTCTTCGAAACGGGCGTCAACGCGGGGAAGGACATTTCCGCCCGGTACCTTCGCCGGACCTACGACGCCCTCCTCATCGCCACGGGCGCCGCGGTTCCCAGGGACCTTCCCGTTCCGGGGCGGGACCTCAAAGGCATCCACTTCGCTATGGAATTTCTGACCCAGCAGAACAAGCGGATCGGCGGGGAACCGTCGGCCCTCGATGAAATCAACGCAGCCGGAAAGGACGTGGTGGTCATCGGCGGCGGCGACACCGGCTCGGACTGCATCGGGACGAGCAGGCGCCACGGGGCGTCGTCGATCCACCAGATCGAAATACTTCCGAAGCCCCCCGACGAGCGGGTGCCGACGAACCCGTGGCCGACATGGCCCAACGTCTTCCGGACATCTTCCGCCCAGGAGGAAGGCTGCGAGCGGTCCTGGAGCGTTTCCACGAAGGAATTCATGGGCACAGGCGGGCATGTAAGCAAACTTCGCTGCGTCCGGACCGAGTTGTCTGCGCCCGACGCATCCGGCCGCTCTAACTTCCGGGAGATCCCGGGCTCCGGGTTCGAACTGCCCGCGGACCTCGTGCTGCTCGCGATGGGCTTCATCCACGTGGAGCACGGCCCGCTGGTCAACGACTTTTCCCTTGCGATCGACCCGCGGGGAAACATCCAGGTGGACGAAAACCGGATGACCTCAACCCCCGGAATCTTCACGGCCGGAGACGCCAAGCTGGGTGCGTCCCTGGTCGTCCGCGCCATCGACGACGGCCGCCTCGCGGCGGACGGCATCGACCGCTACCTCGCTACCGTTCCAGAAGAATAG
- the gltB gene encoding glutamate synthase large subunit has protein sequence MTDGNDYFERNAAGTPGRRGLYDPSLEHDACGVGFVATLSAEPSHSIVEQGIRILVNLEHRGAIGGDKSTGDGAGILVRIPDTFFRLAGLPFALPPQGSYAVGMVFLPSDGKLAQRCIETLERIAREEGHPVLGWRKVPHIEGLLGDLSRCTKPEISQCFLDRGNAGTDAFERKLYVIRRLAEKSIGGRDDADYSQFYISSLSSRTLVYKGLLTGSQLPQFYPDLEVDLFASPFAIVHQRYSTNTLPTWHLAHPFRFLAHNGEINTLRGNINRMRSREAQMASDLFGADIEKIRPVLIESGSDSAIFDNGLELLVMAGRSLPHAVMTMVPEAFGPKYQMSEDKRAFYEYHSALMEPWDGPAALVFTDGRYIGGTLDRNGLRPCRYTVTRDGLIVLASETGVLDFDPDEIVQRGRLQPGKMFLVDLKEKRIVPDNEIKAKISRQRPYRHWVKDNKIEMRGLFAPPEIHPEDPDVLMQQQHAFGYTEEDLRLIIAPMASQGQEPVGSMGDDAALAVLSDRPHLLYNYFKQLFAQVTNPPIDPLREELVMSLRSFVGREKNFLDETPAHYRMLKIPHPILTPEDMVRLRNASHPDVVTREIDILFPAEGDGASLKAALAAMFVQADKHIAEGATLLVLTDRNIGPDRAPIPAVLATSGLHHHLIRRGLRTHAGIIVETGEAREVMHYSLLVGYGANAVCPYVAFSTVRAMAEGELLEKPLLPGDAVDAYVTAVKKGLLKILSKMGISTIRSYFGAQIFEAVGIGRAVVDRYFCGTASRIGGIGLDEIAMEANARHRRAWPKGGPVARLLDPGGIYQTRVGGEKHLWPPEAIYKLQQAVRTDDYKVYKEFSAIVNDQSRQRATLRSLFRFRKMKPAPIDEVEPVEKITPRFVTAAMSYGSISKEAHETIAIAMNRLGGRSNSGEGGEDPARYVPLSNGDSLRSKIKQVASGRFGVTIEYLINADELQIKMAQGAKPGEGGQLPGHKVSAEIARVRHTTPGVTLISPPPHHDIYSIEDLAQLIYDLKSANPDAKVSVKLVSEVGVGTVAAGVAKAKSDLVLISGHDGGTGASPLTSIKHSGLPWELGLAETQQALILNRLRDRIVVQTDGQLKTGRDVAVAALLGAEEFGFGTSVLVTLGCILLRKCHMNTCSVGVATQDPALRAMFAGKPEHPERFLRFVAMELREIMAELGFRTVDEMVGRVDMLEVQQAVDHWKAKGVDLSPILVPAGDPENGVRRRIRPQEHDLDSALDVELIRQAENALVKGQPVRIAMPIRNVHRTVGTRLSGEVARRFGAQGLPEGTIDLRFTGSAGQSLGAFLAPGISIRVEGDANDYLAKGMSGGRIVVTPPPGAAFLPHRNIIAGNVVLYGATGGELYLHGVAGERFAVRNSGAKAVVEGVGDHGCEYMTGGIVVVLGRTGVNFAAGMSGGIAYVYDETELFDTRCNLDMVDVESVWAPEDAKQLRTMIENHLRYTRSARAKMILDDWESRLPLFVKVMPVDYRKVLERMQLEEFHEAETLSATEEVYRG, from the coding sequence TTGACTGACGGAAACGACTATTTCGAACGCAACGCGGCCGGGACGCCCGGACGCCGGGGCCTGTACGACCCCTCGCTGGAGCATGACGCCTGCGGGGTCGGATTCGTCGCAACGCTTTCGGCGGAGCCGAGCCACTCGATCGTCGAACAGGGAATCAGGATCCTCGTCAATCTCGAGCACCGGGGCGCAATCGGGGGAGACAAGTCGACAGGCGACGGCGCGGGCATCCTCGTCCGCATTCCCGACACCTTCTTCCGGCTCGCCGGACTTCCTTTCGCCCTTCCCCCGCAAGGAAGCTATGCGGTCGGCATGGTGTTTCTCCCTTCCGACGGAAAGCTCGCGCAGCGCTGCATCGAAACGCTGGAACGCATCGCACGGGAGGAAGGGCACCCGGTACTCGGCTGGAGAAAAGTGCCTCATATCGAAGGACTTCTGGGGGATTTGTCCCGCTGCACGAAGCCGGAGATCTCCCAATGCTTCCTCGACAGGGGGAATGCCGGAACCGATGCATTCGAGCGGAAACTCTACGTGATCCGCCGTCTCGCGGAGAAGTCGATCGGCGGGCGGGACGACGCGGATTACAGCCAGTTCTACATTTCGAGCCTTTCTTCCAGAACGCTGGTCTACAAAGGGCTCCTCACCGGGTCCCAGCTTCCGCAATTCTACCCGGACCTCGAAGTGGACCTGTTCGCGAGTCCGTTCGCCATCGTCCACCAGAGGTACAGCACCAACACCCTGCCGACGTGGCATCTCGCCCATCCGTTCCGGTTCCTCGCGCACAACGGGGAGATCAACACGCTGCGGGGGAACATAAACCGGATGCGGTCTCGGGAAGCCCAGATGGCCTCAGACCTCTTCGGTGCGGACATCGAGAAAATCCGGCCTGTCCTGATCGAATCGGGGAGCGATTCGGCCATCTTCGACAACGGGCTCGAACTGCTCGTCATGGCCGGGCGCTCGCTGCCGCACGCGGTCATGACGATGGTGCCGGAGGCGTTCGGCCCCAAGTACCAGATGAGCGAGGACAAGCGGGCGTTCTACGAGTACCATTCGGCCCTCATGGAGCCCTGGGACGGCCCGGCGGCCCTCGTTTTCACGGACGGCCGTTACATCGGAGGCACGCTGGACCGGAACGGCCTGCGGCCTTGCCGCTACACGGTTACACGGGACGGCCTGATCGTCCTCGCCTCCGAGACGGGGGTGCTCGACTTCGACCCGGACGAGATCGTCCAGCGCGGACGGCTGCAGCCCGGCAAGATGTTCCTCGTCGACCTCAAGGAAAAGCGGATCGTCCCCGACAACGAGATAAAAGCGAAGATTTCACGGCAGAGGCCGTACCGCCACTGGGTCAAGGACAACAAGATCGAGATGCGGGGACTCTTCGCTCCGCCGGAGATCCATCCGGAAGATCCGGACGTTCTCATGCAGCAGCAGCACGCCTTCGGCTACACGGAAGAGGACCTGCGGCTGATAATCGCCCCGATGGCGTCCCAGGGGCAGGAGCCGGTCGGCTCGATGGGGGACGACGCGGCGCTGGCGGTCCTTTCCGACAGGCCGCACCTGCTCTACAACTATTTCAAGCAGCTCTTCGCCCAGGTCACGAACCCGCCGATCGACCCGCTCCGCGAGGAGCTCGTCATGTCGCTGCGGTCCTTCGTCGGACGCGAGAAGAATTTCCTCGACGAGACGCCTGCCCACTACCGGATGCTGAAGATCCCCCACCCCATCCTCACGCCGGAGGACATGGTCCGGCTGCGCAACGCGTCCCACCCGGACGTGGTGACCCGCGAGATAGACATTCTCTTCCCGGCCGAGGGTGATGGAGCCTCGCTCAAGGCGGCCCTGGCCGCCATGTTCGTGCAGGCGGACAAGCACATTGCGGAAGGTGCGACCCTCCTGGTGCTGACCGACCGGAACATCGGCCCCGACCGGGCGCCGATTCCTGCGGTGCTGGCCACTTCGGGGCTTCATCATCACCTGATCCGCCGGGGTTTGCGTACCCACGCGGGGATCATCGTGGAAACGGGGGAAGCGCGGGAAGTCATGCACTATTCGCTTCTCGTCGGATACGGGGCGAACGCCGTTTGCCCTTACGTGGCCTTCTCGACCGTCCGGGCGATGGCGGAGGGGGAACTGCTCGAAAAGCCTCTCCTGCCCGGAGACGCGGTGGACGCCTACGTCACCGCGGTCAAGAAAGGGCTTCTTAAGATTCTTTCCAAGATGGGCATATCGACCATCAGGAGCTATTTCGGGGCGCAGATATTCGAGGCCGTGGGGATCGGGCGCGCCGTCGTCGACAGGTATTTCTGCGGCACCGCATCGCGGATCGGCGGGATCGGGCTCGACGAGATCGCGATGGAGGCGAACGCCCGCCATCGCCGCGCCTGGCCGAAGGGCGGTCCGGTCGCCCGGCTCCTCGATCCCGGCGGGATTTACCAGACGCGGGTCGGCGGAGAGAAGCACCTGTGGCCGCCGGAGGCGATCTACAAGCTTCAGCAGGCGGTGCGGACCGACGACTACAAGGTCTACAAGGAATTTTCCGCCATCGTGAACGACCAATCCCGCCAGCGGGCTACCCTGCGCTCCCTCTTCCGGTTCCGGAAAATGAAGCCGGCGCCCATCGACGAGGTGGAGCCGGTGGAGAAGATCACCCCGCGCTTCGTCACGGCGGCCATGTCGTACGGGTCGATCAGCAAGGAGGCCCACGAGACGATCGCCATCGCGATGAACCGGCTCGGCGGGCGGAGCAACTCGGGTGAAGGGGGGGAAGACCCCGCGCGGTACGTTCCGCTGTCCAACGGCGACAGTCTCCGCTCGAAGATAAAGCAGGTCGCCTCGGGCCGTTTCGGCGTCACCATCGAGTATCTGATCAACGCCGACGAACTGCAGATCAAGATGGCGCAAGGGGCGAAGCCCGGAGAGGGGGGCCAGCTCCCGGGCCACAAGGTCAGCGCCGAGATCGCGCGGGTCCGGCACACGACGCCGGGAGTGACGCTCATCTCCCCGCCGCCGCACCACGATATTTACTCCATCGAAGACCTCGCGCAGCTCATCTACGACCTGAAATCGGCAAATCCCGATGCGAAAGTTTCCGTGAAACTCGTTTCCGAGGTCGGTGTCGGGACGGTCGCTGCGGGTGTCGCTAAAGCGAAGTCCGACCTGGTCCTCATTTCCGGCCACGACGGCGGCACGGGGGCGTCGCCTCTCACTTCCATCAAGCATTCCGGGCTCCCCTGGGAGCTCGGCCTCGCCGAGACGCAGCAGGCGCTTATTCTCAACCGGCTCCGCGACCGGATCGTCGTACAGACCGACGGGCAGCTGAAGACGGGACGGGACGTGGCCGTCGCGGCGCTCCTGGGAGCCGAGGAGTTCGGGTTCGGAACGTCGGTGCTGGTCACCCTTGGCTGCATCCTCCTGCGGAAATGCCACATGAACACGTGTTCGGTCGGCGTGGCGACCCAGGATCCCGCGTTGCGGGCGATGTTCGCCGGGAAGCCCGAGCACCCTGAGCGTTTCCTGCGCTTCGTCGCCATGGAACTCCGGGAGATCATGGCGGAGTTGGGCTTCCGGACGGTGGACGAGATGGTGGGGCGGGTGGACATGCTCGAAGTGCAGCAGGCCGTCGACCACTGGAAGGCGAAAGGGGTGGATCTCTCACCGATCCTCGTACCGGCGGGCGATCCGGAGAACGGAGTGCGCCGCCGCATACGGCCGCAGGAGCACGACCTCGATTCGGCGCTGGACGTCGAACTGATACGCCAGGCGGAGAACGCTCTCGTGAAAGGGCAGCCCGTCCGTATCGCGATGCCGATCCGGAACGTCCACCGGACGGTAGGGACCCGCCTGTCCGGAGAGGTTGCAAGACGATTCGGCGCTCAGGGATTGCCGGAAGGCACCATCGACCTGCGCTTCACCGGCTCGGCGGGCCAGAGCCTCGGCGCTTTCCTCGCACCTGGAATCTCCATCCGGGTCGAGGGCGACGCGAACGACTACCTCGCAAAGGGGATGTCCGGCGGCCGGATCGTCGTCACGCCGCCTCCCGGCGCAGCTTTCCTGCCGCACAGGAACATCATAGCCGGCAACGTCGTCCTGTACGGGGCGACGGGCGGCGAGCTTTACCTGCACGGGGTGGCGGGCGAGCGCTTCGCCGTGCGCAACAGCGGGGCGAAAGCGGTCGTCGAGGGGGTGGGCGACCACGGCTGCGAGTACATGACGGGCGGCATCGTCGTCGTTCTCGGCCGCACGGGCGTCAACTTCGCGGCGGGGATGAGCGGAGGGATCGCCTACGTCTACGACGAGACCGAGCTGTTCGACACCCGCTGCAACCTCGACATGGTGGACGTCGAAAGCGTGTGGGCGCCCGAGGATGCGAAACAGCTCCGGACGATGATAGAAAACCATCTCCGTTACACGCGCAGCGCCCGCGCGAAGATGATCCTGGATGACTGGGAATCGCGCCTCCCGCTCTTCGTCAAGGTCATGCCCGTCGATTACCGTAAGGTCCTCGAGCGGATGCAGCTCGAAGAGTTCCACGAGGCCGAAACCCTTTCGGCCACCGAAGAGGTGTACCGTGGGTAA
- a CDS encoding hydrogenase iron-sulfur subunit, with protein MTPSASPDIVVYICCNCIAKEARLPRQWQENGAHVLVREMPCSGKMDARYLLHAFEGGSRGLCVVACPKGECRLAQGNYRAEIRVGVVRRLLAEIGVEAERVELLHVSPNDPPDRLEPVLRDAVRRICSLGAITPSALNSAGKADSAGSAPGG; from the coding sequence ATGACACCGTCCGCGTCTCCGGACATCGTCGTATATATCTGCTGCAACTGCATTGCGAAGGAGGCCCGGCTTCCCCGGCAGTGGCAGGAGAACGGCGCGCACGTGCTTGTGCGGGAGATGCCTTGCAGCGGGAAAATGGACGCCCGGTATCTGTTACACGCGTTCGAGGGCGGAAGCCGCGGACTTTGCGTGGTGGCGTGTCCCAAGGGCGAGTGCCGCCTGGCCCAGGGAAATTACCGGGCGGAGATCCGCGTCGGCGTCGTCAGGCGGCTTCTCGCCGAGATCGGCGTCGAGGCGGAGAGGGTCGAATTGCTGCACGTATCCCCGAACGATCCGCCCGACCGGCTCGAGCCCGTTCTGCGTGACGCGGTGCGGCGTATCTGCTCATTGGGGGCGATAACTCCTTCAGCACTTAATTCGGCGGGCAAGGCCGACAGCGCCGGGTCCGCACCGGGCGGGTGA
- a CDS encoding methylenetetrahydrofolate reductase, translated as METEKTDFQKHIESGKPVLLAELSPPRGADPAPLRAAAGLFAGKVHAVGINDNRDGVRMSALAAASHVLAEGVEPILHITTRDRNRIALASDCLGAQALGVRNLLCATGTHQTLGPFRRARNVFDIDPIQMLEMIEGLARDASLLGEDRIDGAGPFCLGAKASPYEDPMGLQVIRLAKAVAAGAKFIITQPVYDIERFEFWWAEATRRGLHEKVAVIAGIRLLANADFARTCAARRPDPKIPAALLERITAPGDRKGQRDVGVEIALETVQRLSGLKGLRGFEVRVDEDTDLAVEFLERSGLEIDQEWKSAQRA; from the coding sequence ATGGAAACGGAAAAGACCGATTTTCAGAAGCATATAGAATCCGGGAAACCGGTCCTCCTTGCGGAATTGTCTCCTCCCAGGGGAGCCGATCCCGCCCCGTTGCGCGCCGCCGCCGGGCTCTTCGCGGGGAAGGTGCATGCAGTCGGCATCAACGACAACCGCGACGGAGTCCGCATGTCCGCCCTGGCCGCCGCGTCGCACGTTCTCGCCGAGGGGGTCGAGCCGATCCTTCACATCACGACCCGGGACCGGAACCGCATAGCGCTGGCTTCCGATTGCCTTGGCGCGCAGGCCCTGGGCGTACGCAACCTGCTCTGCGCCACGGGAACGCACCAGACCCTCGGTCCCTTCCGCCGCGCGAGGAACGTGTTCGACATCGACCCGATCCAGATGCTCGAAATGATCGAAGGGCTTGCCCGCGATGCATCGCTGTTGGGTGAGGACCGCATCGACGGAGCCGGGCCGTTCTGCCTGGGCGCGAAGGCCTCGCCGTACGAGGACCCGATGGGGCTGCAGGTCATCAGGCTTGCGAAAGCCGTTGCCGCCGGCGCGAAATTCATCATCACCCAACCGGTATACGACATCGAAAGGTTCGAATTCTGGTGGGCGGAGGCGACCCGGCGCGGCCTGCATGAAAAGGTCGCCGTCATTGCGGGAATCCGCCTGCTGGCGAACGCGGATTTCGCGCGGACATGCGCCGCAAGGCGCCCCGATCCGAAGATCCCCGCCGCGCTTCTCGAGCGCATCACGGCGCCGGGAGACCGGAAAGGTCAGCGCGACGTCGGGGTGGAGATCGCCCTCGAGACGGTCCAGCGTCTTTCCGGCCTCAAGGGTTTGCGCGGTTTCGAAGTCCGCGTCGACGAGGACACCGACCTCGCCGTCGAATTCCTGGAGAGATCGGGTCTGGAAATAGACCAGGAATGGAAATCGGCGCAGCGTGCCTGA